From Camelina sativa cultivar DH55 chromosome 7, Cs, whole genome shotgun sequence, one genomic window encodes:
- the LOC104700759 gene encoding paired amphipathic helix protein Sin3-like 5 isoform X2, giving the protein MKRDREEVYVEARGPTLSSRGETNGRPLTIGGGGITTGDALTYLKAVKDMFQDNKEKYETFLGVMKDFKAQRVDTNGVIGKVKDLFKGYDDLLLGFNTFLPKGYKITLQPEDEKPKKPVDFQVAIEFVNKIKARFGGDDRAYKKFLDILNMYRKETKSIKEVYQEVTLLFQGHEDLLGEFVHFLPDFPGSASLNNPLFGGRITVPHERNSPFPVMHPKHLEKKIKLRSRHDEYTEHSDQREDGDENLVPYSAGNSLGRYLKVDDTEGIHDYENNGGLEKDPENDRVAAFGIDIGSQKNLLSTNHMAKAINELDLTDCAQCSPSYRRLPDDYPIQIPSYRNSLGEKVLNDHWVSVTSGSEDYSFKHMRKNQYEESLFRCEDDRFELDMLLESVAATIKRVESLLEKVNNNTISIVTPICIREHLSELNLRCIERLYGDFGLDLMDFLNKNSHVALPVILTRLKQKQEEWARCRSDFGKVWAEVYAKNHHKSLDHRSFYFKQQDSKNLSTKGLVAEIKDISERKHKEDLLRAIAIGTKPSFTPDVEYSYTDTQVDADLYQLIKYYCEEICATEQSDKVMTLWVTFLEPMFGVPSRSQTNETMKDVAMIEDNQEHHDAGEAVRENTGDGSLASNLKPLVAPKTPKKEDPKVQGSSFAQDSPVKTPEIIQQDKLHSGAAITNEDSQPSKRVSPKNDLIMDGGENHSKVSDVSMGGHKVEREEGELSPTESFEQDNFEGYKENGLEPVQKLPENEKSSEDREDKEGACGTEAEARSNALPEDDENKITQKLSEGDENASKTNVSASKFGGQVSSDEEQKVAMNCDQHDSVAESENEAGGMVNSNEGEDGSFLTFSERYLQPVKPLAKHVPGTLQASECDSRNDSRVFYGNDSFYVLFRLHQMLYERIQSAKIHSERKWKAPDSTSTDSYTRFMDALYNLLDGSSDNTKFEDECRAIIGAQSYVLFTLDKLVQKFVKHLHAVAADETDTKLLQLYAYENYRKPGRFFDIVYHENARALLHDQNIYRIKFSSEQTRLSIQLMNSGNDQPEVTAVTVEPGFANYLQNDFLSFVRDEEKPGLFLKRNKAKLSSPDESSGLSRAMEGLRIINEVECKIACSSSKVKYEPNTADLLYRRKQKKATQNPTGLDNVNKAFGSSEISRERRISRFHIILNRRLVALPYFKNYICAGVKFLAEICKHQ; this is encoded by the exons AAATGGTAGGCCCTTAACGATTGGTGGAGGAGGGATAACAACAGGTGATGCTTTGACATATCTCAAAGCTGTCAAGGACATGTTTcaagacaacaaagagaaaTATGAAACTTTCCTTGGAGTCATGAAGGACTTCAAAGCTCAGAG AGTTGACACTAATGGCGTCATAGGGAAAGTGAAAGATTTGTTCAAGGGATATGACGACTTGCTTTTGGGTTTTAATACCTTCTTGCCAAAGGGGTACAAAATAACTCTTCAGCCTGAGGATGAGAAACCTAAGAAGCCAGTGGATTTCCAAGTAGCTATTGAATTTGTCAACAAGATCAAG GCGCGATTTGGGGGTGATGACCGTGCATATAAAAAATTCCTAGACATCTTGAACATGTATAGAAAGGAAACCAAGTCTATCAAGGAGGTCTATCAAGAG GTTACTCTGTTATTCCAAGGCCATGAAGATCTGCTTGGGGAGTTTGTTCATTTCTTACCTGATTTCCCAGGATCAGCTTCTCTTAATAACCCTCTTTTCGGAGGAAGGATCACAGTACCGCATGAAAGAAATTCTCCATTTCCTGTCATGCATCCAAAGCAtcttgagaag AAGATAAAATTACGGAGTAGGCATGATGAGTATACGGAACACTCTGATCAACGAGAAGATGGTGACGAGAACCTTGTGCCTTATTCTGCTGGTAATTCTCTGGGAA GATATCTGAAGGTAGATGACACCGAGGGGATTCATGATTATGAAAATAACGGGGGTCTTGAAAAAGATCCAGAAAATGATAGAGTTGCAGCTTTTGGTATAGACATCGGAAGTCAAAAAAATCTACTGTCTACCAATCATATGGCCAAGGCAATAAATGAACTGGACCTTACTGACTGCGCACAATGTTCACCAAGTTATCGTCGCCTGCCAGATGAT TATCCCATTCAAATTCCAAGCTACAGAAATTCACTTGGTGAAAAGGTACTTAATGATCATTGGGTATCTGTCACGTCGGGGAGTGAGGATTACTCATTCAAACACATGCGCAAAAACCAGTATGAAGAAAGCTTGTTTCGATGTGAGGATGATAG GTTTGAGTTGGACATGTTATTAGAGTCTGTGGCTGCAACCATTAAGCGTGTGGAAAGTCTTCTGGAAAAggtcaacaacaacacaatctCTATAGTGACACCAATTTGTATTAGAGAACACTTATCAG AGCTGAACCTAAGATGCATTGAGCGGTTGTATGGGGATTTTGGGCTTGATCTCATGGATTTTTTGAACAAGAATTCTCATGTCGCCTTACCGGTGATACTAACACGCTTGAAGCAGAAACAAGAAGAGTGGGCTAGGTGTCGTTCTGATTTTGGGAAAGTATGGGCTGAAGTATATGCTAAGAATCATCACAAATCACTAGATCATCGTAGTTTCTATTTCAAGCAGCAGGACTCCAAAAATTTGAGCACAAAAG GTTTGGTGGCGGAAATTAAAGATATCAGCGAGAGGAAGCATAAAGAAGACCTGCTTCGTGCCATTGCTATTGGAACTAAGCCCTCTTTCACCCCAGATGTGGAGTATAGTTATACTGATACACAAGTCGATGCTGACCTATATCAACTTATTAAGTATTACTGTGAAGAAATATGTGCTACTGAACAGTCGGATAAAGTCATGACGCTGTGGGTAACCTTTTTGGAGCCCATGTTTGGCGTTCCTTCTAGGTCTCAAACTAATGAGACAATGAAAGATGTTGCAATGATCGAAGACAACCAAGAGCACCATGATGCAGGTGAGGCGGTGAGGGAAAACACCGGTGACGGTTCTCTGGCCTCAAACCTTAAACCGTTAGTAGCTCCAAAAACGCCTAAGAAAGAAGACCCAAAAGTACAAGGAAGCTCTTTTGCGCAAGATTCCCCAGTCAAGACACCAGAAATCATTCAGCAAGATAAACTGCACAGTGGTGCAGCTATAACTAATGAG GATAGCCAGCCTTCCAAACGAGTGTCACCCAAAAATGATTTGATAATGGACGGTGGAGAGAATCATAGCAAGGTTAGCGATGTGTCAATGGGAGGGCATAAGGTTGAGCGAGAAGAGGGTGAATTATCTCCCACTGAAAGTTTCGAGCAAGACAATTTTGAGGGTTATAAAGAGAATGGTCTCGAGCCTGTGCAGAAACTGccagaaaatgaaaaaagtagTGAAGACCGAGAAGACAAAGAGGGTGCATGTGGTACTGAAGCTGAAGCAAGGAGCAATGCCCTCcctgaagatgatgaaaacaaaattactcaGAAGTTATCAGAAGGGGATGAAAATGCCTCTAAAACTAATGTCTCAGCAAGCAAGTTTGGTGGCCAAGTTTCTTCCGATGAAGAGCAGAAAGTAGCTATGAACTGTGACCAGCATGATAGTGTGGCTGAGAGTGAAAACGAGGCTGGAGGGATGGTTAATTCCAACGAGGGTGAAGATGGATCgtttttaacattttcagaACGGTATCTGCAACCTGTAAAGCCCCTTGCAAAGCATGTTCCTGGGACACTGCAAGCAAGTGAATGCGACTCCCGGAATGATTCTCGAGTTTTCTATGGGAATGATTCATTTTATGTGCTTTTTAGGCTTCATCAA ATGTTGTACGAGAGAATACAATCAGCAAAGATACATTCAGAGAGGAAATGGAAAGCTCCAGATAGTACATCTACTGATTCGTATACCAG GTTCATGGATGCCCTTTATAATTTACTTGACGGCTCTAGTGACAATACAAAGTTCGAAG ATGAATGCCGTGCTATCATTGGAGCACAATCATATGTTCTATTCACATTGGACAAGCTAGTTCAAAAGTTTGTTAAGCAT CTTCACGCAGTCGCAGCTGATGAGACAGACACCAAGCTTCTGCAACTATATGCATACGAGAACTACAGAAAGCCAGGAAGATTCTTTGATATAGTGTACCATGAAAATGCTCGAGCCCTTCTCCATGATCAGAACATATACAGGATCAAATTT TCATCTGAGCAAACTCGTCTCTCGATTCAACTTATGAACAGCGGGAATGATCAGCCTGAAGTTACAGCTGTGACAGTGGAACCAGGTTTTGCTAATTATCTGCAGAATGACTTTCTTTCGTTTGTCCGTGATGAAGAGAAACCTGGACTATTTCTGAAGAG GAACAAGGCGAAATTAAGCAGTCCGGATGAATCTTCAGGGTTGTCGCGTGCAATGGAAGGACTGAGAATTATTAACGAGGTTGAATGTAAGATTGCTTGTAGTTCTTCCAAG GTCAAGTATGAACCGAACACAGCAGATCTTTTGTATAGAAGAAAGCAGAAGAAAGCAACACAGAATCCAACTGGCCTTGACAACGTTAATAAAGCTTTTGGTAGCAGTGAAAtctcgagagagagaagaatatcGCGTTTTCACATCATTCTTAACCGTAGACTTGTTGCCTTGCCTTACTTTAAGAAC TATATTTGTGCAGGTGTGAAGTTCTTGGCTGAGATATGCAAGCATCAATAG
- the LOC104700759 gene encoding paired amphipathic helix protein Sin3-like 5 isoform X5 — protein sequence MKRDREEVYVEARGPTLSSRGETNGRPLTIGGGGITTGDALTYLKAVKDMFQDNKEKYETFLGVMKDFKAQRVDTNGVIGKVKDLFKGYDDLLLGFNTFLPKGYKITLQPEDEKPKKPVDFQVAIEFVNKIKARFGGDDRAYKKFLDILNMYRKETKSIKEVYQEVTLLFQGHEDLLGEFVHFLPDFPGSASLNNPLFGGRITVPHERNSPFPVMHPKHLEKKIKLRSRHDEYTEHSDQREDGDENLVPYSAGNSLGRYLKVDDTEGIHDYENNGGLEKDPENDRVAAFGIDIGSQKNLLSTNHMAKAINELDLTDCAQCSPSYRRLPDDYPIQIPSYRNSLGEKVLNDHWVSVTSGSEDYSFKHMRKNQYEESLFRCEDDRFELDMLLESVAATIKRVESLLEKVNNNTISIVTPICIREHLSELNLRCIERLYGDFGLDLMDFLNKNSHVALPVILTRLKQKQEEWARCRSDFGKVWAEVYAKNHHKSLDHRSFYFKQQDSKNLSTKGLVAEIKDISERKHKEDLLRAIAIGTKPSFTPDVEYSYTDTQVDADLYQLIKYYCEEICATEQSDKVMTLWVTFLEPMFGVPSRSQTNETMKDVAMIEDNQEHHDAGEAVRENTGDGSLASNLKPLVAPKTPKKEDPKVQGSSFAQDSPVKTPEIIQQDKLHSGAAITNEDSQPSKRVSPKNDLIMDGGENHSKVSDVSMGGHKVEREEGELSPTESFEQDNFEGYKENGLEPVQKLPENEKSSEDREDKEGACGTEAEARSNALPEDDENKITQKLSEGDENASKTNVSASKFGGQVSSDEEQKVAMNCDQHDSVAESENEAGGMVNSNEGEDGSFLTFSERYLQPVKPLAKHVPGTLQASECDSRNDSRVFYGNDSFYVLFRLHQMLYERIQSAKIHSERKWKAPDSTSTDSYTRFMDALYNLLDGSSDNTKXEDECRAIIGAQSYVLFTLDKLVQKFVKHLHAVAADETDTKLLQLYAYENYRKPGRFFDIVYHENARALLHDQNIYRIKFSSEQTRLSIQLMNSGNDQPEVTAVTVEPGFANYLQNDFLSFVRDEEKPGLFLKRNKAKLSSPDESSGLSRAMEGLRIINEVECKIACSSSKVKYEPNTADLLYRRKQKKATQNPTGLDNVNKAFGSSEISRERRISRFHIILNRRLVALPYFKNV from the exons AAATGGTAGGCCCTTAACGATTGGTGGAGGAGGGATAACAACAGGTGATGCTTTGACATATCTCAAAGCTGTCAAGGACATGTTTcaagacaacaaagagaaaTATGAAACTTTCCTTGGAGTCATGAAGGACTTCAAAGCTCAGAG AGTTGACACTAATGGCGTCATAGGGAAAGTGAAAGATTTGTTCAAGGGATATGACGACTTGCTTTTGGGTTTTAATACCTTCTTGCCAAAGGGGTACAAAATAACTCTTCAGCCTGAGGATGAGAAACCTAAGAAGCCAGTGGATTTCCAAGTAGCTATTGAATTTGTCAACAAGATCAAG GCGCGATTTGGGGGTGATGACCGTGCATATAAAAAATTCCTAGACATCTTGAACATGTATAGAAAGGAAACCAAGTCTATCAAGGAGGTCTATCAAGAG GTTACTCTGTTATTCCAAGGCCATGAAGATCTGCTTGGGGAGTTTGTTCATTTCTTACCTGATTTCCCAGGATCAGCTTCTCTTAATAACCCTCTTTTCGGAGGAAGGATCACAGTACCGCATGAAAGAAATTCTCCATTTCCTGTCATGCATCCAAAGCAtcttgagaag AAGATAAAATTACGGAGTAGGCATGATGAGTATACGGAACACTCTGATCAACGAGAAGATGGTGACGAGAACCTTGTGCCTTATTCTGCTGGTAATTCTCTGGGAA GATATCTGAAGGTAGATGACACCGAGGGGATTCATGATTATGAAAATAACGGGGGTCTTGAAAAAGATCCAGAAAATGATAGAGTTGCAGCTTTTGGTATAGACATCGGAAGTCAAAAAAATCTACTGTCTACCAATCATATGGCCAAGGCAATAAATGAACTGGACCTTACTGACTGCGCACAATGTTCACCAAGTTATCGTCGCCTGCCAGATGAT TATCCCATTCAAATTCCAAGCTACAGAAATTCACTTGGTGAAAAGGTACTTAATGATCATTGGGTATCTGTCACGTCGGGGAGTGAGGATTACTCATTCAAACACATGCGCAAAAACCAGTATGAAGAAAGCTTGTTTCGATGTGAGGATGATAG GTTTGAGTTGGACATGTTATTAGAGTCTGTGGCTGCAACCATTAAGCGTGTGGAAAGTCTTCTGGAAAAggtcaacaacaacacaatctCTATAGTGACACCAATTTGTATTAGAGAACACTTATCAG AGCTGAACCTAAGATGCATTGAGCGGTTGTATGGGGATTTTGGGCTTGATCTCATGGATTTTTTGAACAAGAATTCTCATGTCGCCTTACCGGTGATACTAACACGCTTGAAGCAGAAACAAGAAGAGTGGGCTAGGTGTCGTTCTGATTTTGGGAAAGTATGGGCTGAAGTATATGCTAAGAATCATCACAAATCACTAGATCATCGTAGTTTCTATTTCAAGCAGCAGGACTCCAAAAATTTGAGCACAAAAG GTTTGGTGGCGGAAATTAAAGATATCAGCGAGAGGAAGCATAAAGAAGACCTGCTTCGTGCCATTGCTATTGGAACTAAGCCCTCTTTCACCCCAGATGTGGAGTATAGTTATACTGATACACAAGTCGATGCTGACCTATATCAACTTATTAAGTATTACTGTGAAGAAATATGTGCTACTGAACAGTCGGATAAAGTCATGACGCTGTGGGTAACCTTTTTGGAGCCCATGTTTGGCGTTCCTTCTAGGTCTCAAACTAATGAGACAATGAAAGATGTTGCAATGATCGAAGACAACCAAGAGCACCATGATGCAGGTGAGGCGGTGAGGGAAAACACCGGTGACGGTTCTCTGGCCTCAAACCTTAAACCGTTAGTAGCTCCAAAAACGCCTAAGAAAGAAGACCCAAAAGTACAAGGAAGCTCTTTTGCGCAAGATTCCCCAGTCAAGACACCAGAAATCATTCAGCAAGATAAACTGCACAGTGGTGCAGCTATAACTAATGAG GATAGCCAGCCTTCCAAACGAGTGTCACCCAAAAATGATTTGATAATGGACGGTGGAGAGAATCATAGCAAGGTTAGCGATGTGTCAATGGGAGGGCATAAGGTTGAGCGAGAAGAGGGTGAATTATCTCCCACTGAAAGTTTCGAGCAAGACAATTTTGAGGGTTATAAAGAGAATGGTCTCGAGCCTGTGCAGAAACTGccagaaaatgaaaaaagtagTGAAGACCGAGAAGACAAAGAGGGTGCATGTGGTACTGAAGCTGAAGCAAGGAGCAATGCCCTCcctgaagatgatgaaaacaaaattactcaGAAGTTATCAGAAGGGGATGAAAATGCCTCTAAAACTAATGTCTCAGCAAGCAAGTTTGGTGGCCAAGTTTCTTCCGATGAAGAGCAGAAAGTAGCTATGAACTGTGACCAGCATGATAGTGTGGCTGAGAGTGAAAACGAGGCTGGAGGGATGGTTAATTCCAACGAGGGTGAAGATGGATCgtttttaacattttcagaACGGTATCTGCAACCTGTAAAGCCCCTTGCAAAGCATGTTCCTGGGACACTGCAAGCAAGTGAATGCGACTCCCGGAATGATTCTCGAGTTTTCTATGGGAATGATTCATTTTATGTGCTTTTTAGGCTTCATCAA ATGTTGTACGAGAGAATACAATCAGCAAAGATACATTCAGAGAGGAAATGGAAAGCTCCAGATAGTACATCTACTGATTCGTATACCAG GTTCATGGATGCCCTTTATAATTTACTTGACGGCTCTAGTGACAATACAAAGTT NGAAGATGAATGCCGTGCTATCATTGGAGCACAATCATATGTTCTATTCACATTGGACAAGCTAGTTCAAAAGTTTGTTAAGCAT CTTCACGCAGTCGCAGCTGATGAGACAGACACCAAGCTTCTGCAACTATATGCATACGAGAACTACAGAAAGCCAGGAAGATTCTTTGATATAGTGTACCATGAAAATGCTCGAGCCCTTCTCCATGATCAGAACATATACAGGATCAAATTT TCATCTGAGCAAACTCGTCTCTCGATTCAACTTATGAACAGCGGGAATGATCAGCCTGAAGTTACAGCTGTGACAGTGGAACCAGGTTTTGCTAATTATCTGCAGAATGACTTTCTTTCGTTTGTCCGTGATGAAGAGAAACCTGGACTATTTCTGAAGAG GAACAAGGCGAAATTAAGCAGTCCGGATGAATCTTCAGGGTTGTCGCGTGCAATGGAAGGACTGAGAATTATTAACGAGGTTGAATGTAAGATTGCTTGTAGTTCTTCCAAG GTCAAGTATGAACCGAACACAGCAGATCTTTTGTATAGAAGAAAGCAGAAGAAAGCAACACAGAATCCAACTGGCCTTGACAACGTTAATAAAGCTTTTGGTAGCAGTGAAAtctcgagagagagaagaatatcGCGTTTTCACATCATTCTTAACCGTAGACTTGTTGCCTTGCCTTACTTTAAGAAC GTGTGA